From the Pseudomonas baltica genome, one window contains:
- a CDS encoding MFS transporter, translated as MVGLVTAGLVVNYLARNTLSVAAPTLMTDLSISTAQYAQIVVAWQVCYALMQPVAGYIIDAIGTKMGFAIFALAWSVACAGAAMATGWQSLAFLRGLLGLTEAAGLPAGVKATTEWFPAKERSVAIGWFNIGSSFGALLAPPLVVWAILHSGWELAFLVVGGLGIVWTGLWAVLYKHPKDQKALSDTEREYILSGQEAHFKDVPRQKGSWKKIITSRNFYAIASARILSEPAWQTFNAWIPLYLMTERHMNIKEIAMFAWLPFLAADIGCVLGGYLSPFFHRYLKVSLFTSRKLVMLFGCLCMIGPACIGLVDSPYTAIALLCIGGFAHQTLSGALYSITSDSFGKNEVATATGMGGMFGYLGAAAFTMVFGVLVTKVGYSPLFVVLAAFDLIAAVVVLSVARALVKPPEPRVSPDTTIGGNALPSA; from the coding sequence ATGGTCGGGTTGGTCACGGCCGGCCTGGTGGTCAACTATCTGGCCCGCAATACGCTGTCGGTGGCGGCGCCGACATTGATGACCGATCTGAGTATTTCCACCGCGCAATACGCCCAGATCGTGGTCGCCTGGCAAGTCTGCTACGCGCTCATGCAACCGGTGGCCGGCTACATCATCGATGCCATCGGCACCAAGATGGGCTTCGCCATTTTCGCCCTCGCCTGGTCGGTGGCGTGTGCGGGCGCGGCCATGGCCACGGGCTGGCAAAGCCTGGCGTTTCTGCGCGGGCTGTTGGGCCTGACCGAGGCTGCGGGTCTGCCCGCCGGCGTCAAGGCCACCACCGAATGGTTCCCGGCCAAGGAACGCTCGGTGGCGATCGGCTGGTTCAATATCGGCTCCTCATTCGGTGCGCTGCTGGCGCCGCCGCTGGTAGTCTGGGCGATTCTGCACAGCGGCTGGGAGTTGGCGTTTCTGGTGGTAGGCGGCCTGGGTATCGTCTGGACCGGCCTGTGGGCAGTGTTGTACAAGCATCCCAAGGATCAGAAAGCCCTCAGTGACACTGAGCGCGAGTACATCCTGTCTGGCCAGGAGGCGCATTTCAAGGACGTGCCCCGGCAAAAAGGCAGCTGGAAAAAGATCATCACCTCGCGCAACTTCTACGCCATCGCCTCGGCGCGGATCTTGTCGGAGCCGGCCTGGCAGACGTTCAACGCGTGGATCCCGCTGTACCTGATGACCGAGCGTCATATGAACATCAAGGAAATCGCCATGTTCGCCTGGTTGCCCTTCCTGGCTGCCGACATCGGCTGCGTGCTGGGTGGCTACCTGAGCCCGTTTTTCCATCGCTACCTGAAGGTTTCGCTGTTCACATCACGCAAGCTGGTGATGCTGTTCGGTTGCCTGTGCATGATCGGCCCAGCCTGCATTGGCCTGGTGGACAGCCCGTACACGGCCATCGCCTTGCTGTGCATCGGTGGCTTTGCCCACCAGACCTTGTCCGGGGCGCTGTATTCGATCACCTCTGACTCGTTCGGCAAGAACGAAGTGGCGACAGCGACCGGTATGGGCGGCATGTTCGGCTATCTGGGGGCTGCAGCGTTCACCATGGTGTTTGGTGTGCTGGTCACCAAGGTCGGCTACAGCCCGCTGTTCGTAGTGCTGGCGGCGTTCGACCTGATCGCGGCGGTGGTGGTGCTGAGCGTGGCGCGCGCGCTGGTCAAGCCGCCAGAGCCGCGTGTTTCGCCAGATACCACGATAGGCGGGAACGCTTTGCCTTCAGCTTGA
- a CDS encoding methyltransferase domain-containing protein yields MKSIKEMLHWSAFSGYVQAADVYAKGRPGYPPQVNKWLKDVIKVGHDTVVLDLGAGTGKFTQLLLDLEAKVIAVEPVQALLDRFKKNFPQVPAYLAAAEALPSELRDHSVDVVVCAHAFHWFANNEAMAQIHRVLKPGGRLVMLWNLRDTREPWVAEVAGLVSEVASDNPRYYSQEWRKVFPYGKFAPLHEEHFAHLHTGAPEDVVVNRVKSISFIASKPQTEQDAILAKVRGVIANHVDLKGKDPVSVPYDTAAFYTVKILP; encoded by the coding sequence ATGAAATCCATAAAAGAAATGCTCCATTGGTCCGCGTTCAGCGGTTATGTGCAAGCTGCCGATGTGTATGCCAAGGGCCGGCCGGGCTACCCTCCACAGGTCAACAAGTGGTTGAAGGACGTCATCAAGGTCGGCCACGACACCGTGGTGCTCGACCTCGGTGCTGGCACCGGCAAGTTCACCCAGCTCTTGCTGGATCTTGAAGCCAAGGTCATCGCCGTTGAACCGGTGCAGGCCTTGCTCGACCGATTCAAGAAGAATTTCCCTCAGGTACCCGCCTACCTGGCAGCAGCCGAAGCGCTGCCAAGCGAACTGCGCGATCACTCGGTAGACGTGGTCGTCTGCGCCCACGCCTTTCACTGGTTTGCCAACAACGAGGCCATGGCGCAGATCCATCGGGTACTCAAGCCTGGTGGGCGCCTGGTGATGCTATGGAATCTGCGTGATACCCGCGAGCCCTGGGTCGCCGAAGTGGCAGGGCTGGTCAGCGAGGTGGCGAGCGACAATCCGCGCTACTACAGCCAGGAGTGGCGCAAGGTCTTCCCTTATGGGAAGTTCGCACCGCTGCACGAGGAACATTTCGCCCATCTGCACACGGGCGCGCCGGAGGATGTGGTCGTCAATCGGGTCAAGTCGATCAGCTTTATCGCCTCCAAGCCCCAGACTGAACAGGACGCTATTCTGGCCAAAGTGCGAGGGGTGATCGCCAATCATGTGGATCTCAAGGGCAAGGACCCGGTGTCAGTGCCCTACGACACAGCGGCGTTCTATACCGTGAAGATATTGCCGTAG